From a single Gimesia fumaroli genomic region:
- a CDS encoding nuclear transport factor 2 family protein, whose protein sequence is MVTRPLSQKFLITALVLLGLYLVILGAQRVYEHYQVKQISLEFVQALETGNEKQIRGLLTPEKADLAKKLKQDSQDSSAPLDYRILDVKLTGKTAQVSIQIQKNGYAIKPDIHLVKSKTGVWKIDAVTQAQVDPLWYDQEDQRYREKLIKENVPPEEVQGRVLAKELARSLNTTVEESSPDKVDP, encoded by the coding sequence ATGGTCACGCGGCCTCTGTCTCAAAAATTTCTGATCACCGCTCTGGTTCTGTTGGGGCTGTATCTGGTCATTCTGGGAGCACAGCGGGTTTATGAACATTATCAGGTGAAGCAGATTTCGCTTGAGTTTGTGCAGGCTCTGGAAACAGGGAATGAGAAGCAAATTCGCGGTCTGCTTACACCTGAGAAAGCCGATCTGGCTAAGAAATTGAAACAGGACTCACAAGACAGTTCTGCGCCCCTCGACTATCGAATTCTCGACGTCAAATTAACGGGCAAAACTGCTCAGGTTAGTATTCAAATTCAGAAAAATGGATATGCCATCAAGCCCGATATCCACTTGGTAAAAAGTAAGACCGGCGTCTGGAAAATAGATGCGGTCACACAAGCTCAGGTCGACCCGCTCTGGTACGACCAGGAAGATCAGCGGTATCGGGAAAAATTAATCAAAGAAAACGTTCCCCCGGAAGAAGTGCAGGGACGCGTCCTTGCAAAAGAGCTCGCACGTTCGTTAAATACAACAGTCGAGGAATCGTCCCCGGACAAGGTCGATCCTTAA
- a CDS encoding glycerate kinase type-2 family protein — translation MSEASSVSERALEIWKAGVKAVDSETLVRNAIQINEHSLTVCGHSIPLQGHENLLVVGAGKAGSGMAAGVEAALYGSLLKQRTSGWVNVPADCVRPLSHIHLYPARPASLNEPTAEGVYGSRQILEKISSLQQDDICLVLISGGGSALLPAPLPPVTLEDKQLVTRLLMSSGATIQELNCVRKQISQVKGGRLAAAATCGTLITLIISDVVGDPLDIIASGPTVVDSSTPAEALKILQRFVSDRQQVPDSVWSVLEADPARSPAQEVSRQTKVINQIIGSNATALKAAKQQAEEAGYEIVTLGSENEGTASGIGIELAELCLKIRDGAGPVSRPACVLSGGEPVVDLSSTPNPGKGGRNQEVVLAAMQRLWEEDLSGICVLSGGTDGEDGPTDAAGGILDAQVLERAHAMSIDPAPFLKDHNSYPCLAEVGGLLKTGATQTNVMDLRVALVE, via the coding sequence ATGTCTGAGGCTTCCTCTGTATCCGAACGCGCATTGGAAATCTGGAAAGCAGGTGTCAAAGCCGTCGATTCAGAAACCCTTGTTCGTAATGCCATTCAGATTAACGAACATAGTCTGACAGTCTGTGGGCATTCAATTCCCCTCCAGGGACATGAAAATCTGCTGGTAGTAGGAGCCGGGAAAGCTGGCAGCGGTATGGCTGCGGGCGTGGAAGCTGCCTTGTATGGTTCATTGCTGAAACAGCGCACCTCAGGTTGGGTGAATGTTCCTGCAGACTGTGTCAGGCCTTTGTCTCATATTCATCTCTATCCGGCACGACCGGCAAGCCTGAATGAACCCACGGCGGAAGGCGTGTATGGATCCCGGCAAATCCTAGAGAAAATATCCAGCTTGCAACAGGATGATATCTGCCTGGTTCTGATTTCAGGAGGAGGTAGCGCGTTGTTACCAGCGCCTCTGCCTCCTGTCACTCTGGAAGACAAACAATTGGTCACCCGACTACTGATGTCTTCCGGTGCGACCATTCAGGAATTGAACTGTGTACGGAAACAGATTTCACAGGTCAAAGGAGGCCGACTCGCTGCAGCGGCAACCTGCGGAACATTGATTACGTTGATTATCTCCGACGTCGTCGGAGATCCGCTGGATATTATTGCCTCTGGACCAACCGTCGTCGATTCCTCGACTCCGGCTGAAGCATTGAAAATTCTGCAGCGTTTTGTCTCTGATCGACAACAGGTACCCGATAGTGTTTGGAGTGTATTAGAGGCGGATCCTGCACGTTCGCCAGCACAGGAAGTTTCCAGACAAACGAAAGTGATCAATCAGATTATTGGCAGTAATGCAACTGCACTCAAAGCCGCGAAGCAGCAAGCAGAAGAGGCCGGTTATGAAATCGTTACTCTAGGGTCTGAGAATGAGGGGACGGCGTCAGGAATCGGAATCGAACTGGCAGAACTCTGCCTCAAAATTCGAGACGGTGCAGGTCCTGTTTCCAGACCAGCTTGTGTCCTGAGTGGGGGAGAACCCGTGGTCGATTTATCTTCGACACCAAACCCGGGTAAGGGAGGACGAAACCAGGAAGTGGTACTGGCGGCAATGCAGCGTTTATGGGAAGAAGACCTTTCGGGTATCTGTGTTCTCTCAGGGGGAACAGATGGAGAAGATGGTCCCACTGACGCCGCAGGCGGCATTCTCGATGCGCAGGTTCTGGAACGTGCACATGCAATGTCGATTGATCCGGCCCCTTTTTTGAAAGACCATAATTCGTATCCCTGTCTCGCAGAGGTAGGGGGATTATTGAAAACGGGAGCAACCCAGACGAATGTCATGGATCTGAGAGTGGCATTGGTGGAATAA